ACGGGATTACATAACATGATTGTATGCAGTAATAACAATATGATTCATATAAGctgaaacaaaaaaatatttccaTGGCTTTTACCAAAGAGTAGATAATCCAATTAAGCATTTACATGTAGGTATCAAATGAAAGGAAGGGGAATGAAAGAAAGGGTAAAAAGGtcattaaatgaatattttatatttttcagaattttgttattaaaaaaaatttcacataagcaaaaattattttaaaaaataataaaatgagttgggtgactttctgagtaaaacatctatagttgagtgactttctgagtaaagttcaaagttaagtgactttttgaaataaaaatccaaagttGAGTGACCGTTTAAATTATTAACTCAGCAAATAGAATATGTCAAAAACCATAAATGTCAGCACATACACATACCAATATTAtccattattttttgatttgagtACTGTcaattaaaagtgaaaaaattgtGCCTTTTGAATTCCTGCTATGAAGTGAATCTGTTGTAGGTACTATTAGAAAAACCATCCCAAATAATTTATTCCGTTATTTcagacatttaatcaaatacattaatTTTGTGCAAAATGATGTTATGTACTAAATCAGTAACATGTGTACAATGTATTCGTGaggcagaaatgtaaggtaataTTGTGTATAATAGGCTCTTGTGATCCGATCCTTTTCCGTATCCTGCATATAGCAAAAGCTTTAAGCACGGGTTGTCCTTTTTATTCGTGAGTTGGAAAATAGCAAAAACAGAGGAAAAGAATTTACTTTCTAGAGTTATTTGctaaaaaactaagaaaaacgCACAAGgcaaatcattattcaaaataaaCTATCTAACTTGAAAATTCATCTTTATAACCAGTCAACCAGATTCGGACTCAGTTAAATGAACATCACTTATTATTAACAAAGAGAAAATAACAGAACATGACTTGAAAGTCGATCATAGCATTTGTGATCAATATTGTAACtttgaagagaaaaaagaatCTAATACCCAACATTGAAAGACAAAAAGAAGTAAAAGAAGTGTTGAAGAAAGTTGGAAAACTCACCAAACAAAGGATGCCACTTTGAAGAAAGTTACCaagttcaaaaagaaaaaaaaaaaaaaaagaaatgaagcaGGGAAGAATAGCGAAGAAGAGATCTATCTACGCAAATATCCATTATCAACAAATTGGTGCTAATCATCAACAATCTTCTTATGGGTATTTTCTATTACCATAAACTTACTGAATTTTTGATTACTTATGAAATTGAGGAATTTTACTGATAAGAAGTCGAAGTACTTTGGACATGGTGGTTCTGGCATAAATTGATTAAGGGGTTATTATGGGtggaataatcataaaatttaatttttatgaggTGAAAAGTAGCTTTAGAATTTCTTAGGGCGCCATATATCTAGTGGGGATTTGTAAGCTAGGTTTATATTTTGGTTGGTTGAACCTAACTTACAAAGAGAGACTTTTGGGAAGCTTTTTTGGTATTTCGAAAGCTTACAGTTTCAGACTCGATTCACCTCATCATTGCAGCGAGAACCATCGTGGTTGACTACATTTGCTCCCGCTGATGCCTTGTGATGCAAGAGGAAGCCTGGAACGCATTCCTAAATATAGATCCGGTTCATCTTTTTACTTGACATTAATGTTCTTTTCTTGGTTGGTATCCAAGTCTTCCTTCCGCCTTATACGAACCTATTTACTGATTTATGTTGGACATGTATCACCATTCAGTGGAGTTGTTAAGATAATTACTAAAGATATCCGCAGTCCCCAACTCCTTATTCATTGTTGAAGTCTGCTAAATGTGCAGTATTAACATCATCGATTGATTTTGTTTTGCAGTTCCCATATTTTTTGAAGTTGCTTATGAGCAGTGATATCATCAACACAGCTGACAATGGATACTGTGAGCATTGACACGGCAAAAGACTATCCAAAACCAGCAAAATTATTCTCTCGAGTCACCACAAATTCATTTGTAGCCTACATCAAGTCATCTAAAAAATAAAGCACACAAATGACTACTTAGATGACCAAGAACAACTTAAACAAATACCTGATATTCACTAAATTAACAACTTCTCTCATATCAGAAATTCAGAATGGATAAAATTGTGTTTTGTCAAAGTTTTAACTCTACGCAGCCTTCACATTGTATTGTATGACCCAGCCAACTGTTTGAATATTTGGTATACCTTTCACCGGCCCCCCAAAAAGAAAAATCTCCTGTTTGAATAATTGGCATGCCTATCAGACAAATCTTAGGTTTCATACGATGTTAGCACTCTTCTATGTATAGGGATGGCATGGGGCGGCCGTGCAGGTGCGTTGCGGATTTTAGGTTATGTGGTACGGTGCGGGTTTTAGACTATGTGGTTGTGGTGCGAGTGTGGGGCGGGtttaagtaagttttttttttttaaatggtgcggGGTGGTTTGCgggtatatgcgggtttaaactaaaaaaaaagttaaaattagtagTATTATTCTCGTaaatctacctaaaattatatgtattcttaaCTTAAAATTTTGTGATACTTAAAACAAtatgtataacactacaaataaacaattttatagcttttttaatttccttgttcattttaatgaaaatttgatatttgatcattacttgtacgtATGATACTTTTCTGATAATTTCTTGGTGAAAAGTGATATGATAAAAATTGGttgttattattttctattattgaaaatattatggttttcaatggagttataaaattttcaaaaaagaaaaaaacaaaaatgtggGGTGGGACGGGGCGGTATGCGCGAGTATGAGTGCGAGGCGAGTTTAAATGTGATGCGGTATGGTGCGGGGCGGTTTTAAAATTCGCGGGTTTAGAAAAAACCCGCACCACACCATTGCCACCCCCTATCTATGTATAATGCTAGCACTAATTCTCTAACTGAGGCTTTCAATAGAACTCTATGCAACTTGTTGGAAAAGGTTGTCTCGAGGTCTGAAAGAGATTGACATGAACAAATGGAAGAAGCATTATTGGCATATAGGACAACATAATGCAAGCATCGAGTTTTCACCAAGGCCGCCATGGATTGTCCTTACAAGGATCGATAATTCGTCATTATGGCTATGCCATCGTAGATTCGATATTTTTTGTTATGGATTTGTCCTTAGAAGGTTTGATATTTCGCAATGGATATTCGTCATTATGCATTTGTTCCTCAAAGGATCGATATTCCGTTGTTATGGATTTGTCCTTAAAAGGATTgatatttcatgttatgaatggatatCTACCTCACCACTTGCACCTTTAAAACGACTTCCGCATCAACTTTGCAAGCGGCTAATGTATATGGTTTATCAGTTTGAATCGATTTAGTTAGTTTTTTCgattttattataatagaatcaaaatgaaattaaatactatcaatttacaatttaaaattcaaaatcaattcaAGTCGAACAAACCAAATTACCAATTTTCTTAATTGAACTGATTCGATTTTCCATTTGATTTGACTTTCCATCAAATGTGAAAACATCCCTGACATAACAAAGAAATCGAACCAGTCACGTAAATGGTCTTTATGAATGCTTAATTAATAAGAAGTTTATTCATTTGTCAACCAAAACCCTCGCCCTccgccctttttttttttaaaaaaataaaattatacccagcttgtattttctatttttctttacaatttattaattaaatatctattttgttaaaagatttgtgaatgatattttgaaaatctaaatttgacAAGATAATTGTTTAACTCTCTACTCATAATAATTGGGATCCAAATATTCAAATTGGCTTGGTCATACCATCTAATGTGAAGGCTGCATCGAGCAAAACTTGACAAAACACAATCTGGTCCATTCTGATATATATGAGAAAAGTCATTCCTAGTTGTGTTTTACTAACTTTTGTTTTCTCTATAAATAGCTTAAGATGAGATTCCAACATCCTCAAATTAAAGCAGCAAATTCAAAGAAACATACATACAATGGCCTTTTGCAAAGTTGGTATCCTTTCCCTCCTCCTATTGTCCGGTAAGGTTTTTTCTACATACGTAAACGCCTTTATAATGATACTGTTTGTCTGAATATCTATTgagtatataataaataataataacgtaatatgaaaaattgatttcaaaCAAAATTATGCCCAAAATCAACTGACGTTTGGACCGACCAAAAAACCCATCGGATCAGTTGGttttagcaatttttttttttaaaaatatggtaGGTTTTTTTACTTCAAAATACAGAAAACAGAAAAAGTGACCTAcacaattatttattatttaaaatatctgaaaaatatttttcaaaaaattcgaTCGAGTCAGTCGATCTTTTGGTCAAATCTTCTATCAACTTATTTAAAAACACCGAGCAAAATTACCAACCAACACAGttgataattaatttatttattttaaaaaattgactttttggGCCTTTTTCAATCAGCATTGATTGTGCTGCATATCAAGCTTTCAAGCCAAAAACTATAATGTCATATGCATGTTTGCTAATTTTGTGTTTGATTTGGATTCTTTTGTTAGGTATATTTCTGCTAGGAATTGAGGTGGAATATGGAAATGCACAAAAAATGTGTCTCCAAGTTTGTGACCCTGAAGTGGCTTACATGACTTGTCCCTCTTCTGGAGATGAGAAAATGAGTGATGTATGCGTCAATTGTTGCACAGCAGCTGTAGGCTGTAAGCTTTTCCGCTCTGATGGATCGTTCATTTGCACCGGAACTCCTGAATAAATATATCGCATCCTTGTCAAAATATAACGATTAAAGTCTTTATTATTCGTATTTGTGTGTAATAAGGCCTGAGTTATTACTCTGGTAGTTTTTAATAATACTAATCTCTTTATACGTGCGTAGAACGTGTATTTCATATTATTTGTTTTATGGATTATATGTACTCAATAGTTAATtcacatatatttgaaaatcaattGATTTAGTTATTAATTGCAATTGTTCGTACAAGTGTGCAATAAGATTTTCACTTTGTTGATAAGTGATTGATTCTACACTCAATTGATCGATTCCTTGAACTTTTACCTTGCTGGCCAGAGATTAATTCCTTACCTTGGAAGTGAGACAAAGATGGACTGCCAAGAACATCCCATCCCCATTTCACCTTTTCCTAGCGACGTGTGTTTATACATATCTATGCATCCATGCAACATTCACTAATGGATCAACGTTAAATTAAGGTTAAACACATCGTCAGTCCcctaaatttgatattaatttttattttttcaactcaACTAGCCGTTGTTTATTTTAAACACCTGAACTAATGTTTCattgtgtcattttgacactttttgttGATATGACACATTGTGTATGATGCAGTTAACTTAAAGAGTGTGAGCAACTGCTTTTTtcgtaaaaaaatattttttccctcctTCTTCCACCTACTCCACCTTCTACCACCACCATCATCCACCATCCACCATCCACCAAACCACCACcaataattttagaaaacttacaaaaatatagaagaggaaaataaaaaatcatcacacactaattttgaaaaactttatgaaaatatgaaagaacccaatttaaaaattaaaaagataatggAGAGAAGAATTCTATCATCCTGTCAAAATCACGCCGAAAAAAGTATCCTCCCAAACTCTTCTCCTTTCTAAATCTTTCTCTTAAACCGCTCATgattattagataaaatctttACAACAATGAAAGAGAATTtagtaagaaaattaaattaatcaagatGGTGATAACAAAATTTGTTGCACAACCATCATAAGCTTAGATTCACCTCCAAAATTATCACACCACAACCAAATTCACTATCTCCGTTAAATTCATCAACACCCCATTTTAGTATTATCACCAAAATTCATGATGCCACCATCGATTTCATCGTCCATAACTTGACTCAATATCAACTTTTTAGAAGTAAGaaaatttagtttaaaattaaGAGAAAGTTAAACCTACAACAAAGAGAAGGCATCAAAATTCAATGAAAtccaaagggaaaaaaagaagaagtaagaCGTTGGGGGTGGGGTAACGTCGCCGAAAAAGTGGGAAGAAAGGATGGAGGGGTGCGTAGTTGTGGTGGGTTTGAAAAATAtgcatatttta
The Capsicum annuum cultivar UCD-10X-F1 chromosome 6, UCD10Xv1.1, whole genome shotgun sequence DNA segment above includes these coding regions:
- the LOC107879784 gene encoding proteinase inhibitor PSI-1.2-like; translated protein: MAFCKVGILSLLLLSGIFLLGIEVEYGNAQKMCLQVCDPEVAYMTCPSSGDEKMSDVCVNCCTAAVGCKLFRSDGSFICTGTPE